From Neodiprion pinetum isolate iyNeoPine1 chromosome 7, iyNeoPine1.2, whole genome shotgun sequence, a single genomic window includes:
- the LOC124223079 gene encoding hydroxylysine kinase — translation MSALSGDEILQPGQLIRPKADSKTAADLVRRLYGLNAKLVSELNAYDDKNFHVLCEEEFENPGITGVERDGYVLKITNSLDSRKTGFVEGQTAMLDFLEENGIRAPKPVKNLENRYYSLELLGDGAEKHVVRLLTYIPGDILHRRADPPDELLADVGRFAAELDEALKKFHHPAYEQHRTLWMLNSVPRLRDFVHAVDDARRRRVVNEVVAKFEEEVTGGMEMLEKGIIHGDLNEQNILVDDEGKRVVAVIDIGDSQRSCLIFEIAIALCHMLLQADDISRGKHVLRGYQTVRRIPEIERNVLKTCVCGRLCQSLVLGAYSYMNDPGNEYLLCTQKRGWSLLEELWELSNDALLKLWE, via the coding sequence ATGTCCGCTCTTAGCGGTGACGAAATTCTACAACCCGGCCAATTGATCAGACCCAAAGCTGATTCGAAAACCGCCGCGGATCTGGTGCGCCGTTTGTACGGATTGaatgcgaagctggtctccgAGTTGAACGCCTATGACGATAAGAATTTCCACGTTCTCTGCGAAGAGGAGTTCGAAAATCCTGGGATAACCGGCGTCGAGAGGGACGGCTACGTTCTCAAGATCACGAACTCTCTCGATTCTCGGAAGACCGGATTCGTCGAGGGTCAAACCGCGATGCTGGACTTCCTCGAGGAGAACGGAATAAGAGCCCCCAAGCCTGTAAAGAACTTAGAAAACCGCTACTACTCCCTGGAGCTCCTCGGCGACGGAGCGGAGAAACACGTCGTCAGACTCCTGACTTACATACCCGGAGATATTCTCCATCGGCGCGCCGATCCCCCGGACGAGCTGCTCGCGGACGTCGGGCGATTCGCCGCGGAACTCGACGAGGCTCTCAAGAAGTTTCATCATCCGGCTTACGAGCAGCACCGCACCCTCTGGATGCTGAACTCCGTACCGAGGCTGAGGGACTTCGTTCACGCGGTCGATGATGCCCGGCGAAGACGAGTGGTGAACGAGGTGGTCGCCAAGTTCGAGGAGGAAGTTACGGGGGGCATGGAGATGCTGGAGAAAGGCATAATTCACGGCGATCTAAACGAGCAGAACATCCTCGTCGACGACGAAGGGAAAAGGGTCGTGGCGGTTATCGACATCGGGGACTCCCAAAGGTCTTGTTTGATATTCGAGATCGCGATCGCGCTCTGCCACATGCTGCTTCAGGCGGATGATATTTCCAGAGGAAAACACGTATTGAGAGGGTATCAGACTGTCAGGAGAATCCCCGAGATTGAGAGGAACGTTTTAAAGACATGCGTATGCGGACGGCTCTGCCAGAGCCTCGTGCTTGGCGCTTATTCGTATATGAATGATCCGGGGAACGAGTATCTTTTGTGTACTCAAAAGAGGGGATGGTCGCTTTTGGAGGAGCTTTGGGAATTGAGTAACGATGCGCTTTTAAAACTGTGGGAATGA
- the LOC124223080 gene encoding uncharacterized protein isoform X1, with amino-acid sequence MATLRFNTIDSPEYRYFPITKKKIRLSVAAAHDARIALRTHLNEDSNVYEIVIGGWGNKMSTIKRNSSDSDVVEAETESILSSEAQRDFCIKWWCDGLLEVICQNFGDVRMRYKDNDPFVVNFIGFSTAWGARGEWILEHYTASLPAVRTQLAATCNYWIDCNSDEGLPRNAVTASDDGLYIGRARHSNTITPGSVRERICSLSWGGSTHHKKEFQILCHPNVGWVRSWQGSVPLYALPGGETEDSYALFVGRVLHENIYYIGKIQPNHQVCYIPLNEGEVAFTEYEVLVIDEDAIEYIGR; translated from the exons ATGGCCACGC TTAGGTTTAATACAATCGACAGTCCGGAATACCGGTACTTTCCtataacaaagaagaaaatacgGCTTAGTGTAGCGGCAGCCCATGATGCAAGAATAGCGCTAAGGACTCATCTGAACGAGGACTCAAATGTTTACGAG ATAGTCATAGGTGGATGGGGCAACAAAATGTCAACTATCAAGAGGAACAGCTCAGACTCAGATGTTGTCGAGGCAGAAACAGAAAGTATATTGAGTAGTGAGGCGCAGAGGGATTTTTGTATCAA GTGGTGGTGCGACGGGCTTCTGGAAGTAATTTGTCAGAACTTTGGCGATGTCCGAATGAGGTACAAAGACAACGATCCGTTTGTTGTGAACTTCATAGGGTTCAGCACGGCATGGGGGGCGAGGGGAGAATGGATTCTTGAAC ACTACACTGCCTCTCTACCCGCTGTACGTACACAGTTAGCTGCGACATGCAACTATTGGATAGATTGCAATTCTGACGAAGGATTGCCCAGGAATGCGGTGACTGCTTCGGATGACGGACTTTACATAGGCCGAGCTCGGCATAGCAACACCATAACCCCAGGCAGTGTCCGAGAAAGAATTTGTAGCCTATCATGGGGTGGATCGACGCATCATAAAAAAGAGTTTCAAATTCTGTGCCATCCCAATGTGGGCTGGGTAAGAAGCTGGCAGGGATCGGTACCTCTGTACGCGTTACCCGGAGGTGAAACAGAGGACAGTTATGCTCTCTTTGTCGGCAGAGTGCTCCACGAAAACATATACTACATAGGAAAGATCCAACCTAACCACCAGGTCTGTTATATACCTCTGAACGAAGGTGAGGTTGCTTTTACGGAATACGAGGTGCTTGTCATTGACGAAGATGCGATAGAGTATATCGGCAGATAA
- the LOC124223080 gene encoding uncharacterized protein isoform X2 gives MSTIKRNSSDSDVVEAETESILSSEAQRDFCIKWWCDGLLEVICQNFGDVRMRYKDNDPFVVNFIGFSTAWGARGEWILEHYTASLPAVRTQLAATCNYWIDCNSDEGLPRNAVTASDDGLYIGRARHSNTITPGSVRERICSLSWGGSTHHKKEFQILCHPNVGWVRSWQGSVPLYALPGGETEDSYALFVGRVLHENIYYIGKIQPNHQVCYIPLNEGEVAFTEYEVLVIDEDAIEYIGR, from the exons ATGTCAACTATCAAGAGGAACAGCTCAGACTCAGATGTTGTCGAGGCAGAAACAGAAAGTATATTGAGTAGTGAGGCGCAGAGGGATTTTTGTATCAA GTGGTGGTGCGACGGGCTTCTGGAAGTAATTTGTCAGAACTTTGGCGATGTCCGAATGAGGTACAAAGACAACGATCCGTTTGTTGTGAACTTCATAGGGTTCAGCACGGCATGGGGGGCGAGGGGAGAATGGATTCTTGAAC ACTACACTGCCTCTCTACCCGCTGTACGTACACAGTTAGCTGCGACATGCAACTATTGGATAGATTGCAATTCTGACGAAGGATTGCCCAGGAATGCGGTGACTGCTTCGGATGACGGACTTTACATAGGCCGAGCTCGGCATAGCAACACCATAACCCCAGGCAGTGTCCGAGAAAGAATTTGTAGCCTATCATGGGGTGGATCGACGCATCATAAAAAAGAGTTTCAAATTCTGTGCCATCCCAATGTGGGCTGGGTAAGAAGCTGGCAGGGATCGGTACCTCTGTACGCGTTACCCGGAGGTGAAACAGAGGACAGTTATGCTCTCTTTGTCGGCAGAGTGCTCCACGAAAACATATACTACATAGGAAAGATCCAACCTAACCACCAGGTCTGTTATATACCTCTGAACGAAGGTGAGGTTGCTTTTACGGAATACGAGGTGCTTGTCATTGACGAAGATGCGATAGAGTATATCGGCAGATAA
- the Dis3 gene encoding exosome complex exonuclease RRP44 has product MLTTKTFFRKTKRGNILKIVREHYLRDDIWCGSNLCSICKHKSKDLVLDEDPESRSSLYPQGHYLVLDTNVVLDQIDVLEEDALCNVIILQTVLEEVRHRSSNVYKKLKDIIGDPKRKFYVFVNEHHKDTYIEREPRENVNDRNDRAIRVAAAWYQNHVNASKGARKEKQKVDVVLLTDDAANRDKAIGEGINAASMQDYVASLIDAGFLQDKLCKRNYVLEGESKTPLFPPHLTPAQIHDGIKSRKLLQGTFLASRENFLEGSVNVEGYEKFILLQGKLALNRAVDGDIVAIELLPEDQWSVPSDLVIQDEEEDPSDLLEDETELKAIKVPKNIQRTPTGVVVGIIRRKWRQYCGILQPSLVKGNVRHMFVPAERKIPRVRIETRQSENLSKQRIIVAIDSWPRNSRYPLGHFVRALGNIGDKETENEVLLLEHDIPHNRFSDAVLSFLPKLPWLITEADVTQRVDLRHIDVCSVDPPGCTDIDDALHCRELENGNLEVGVHIADVSHFIRPGTALDKEAASRGTTVYLVDKRIDMVPELLSSNLCSLRGNEERFAFSCVWEMDEKANIIDTKFHKSIIRSRQAMTYEEAQLKIDDETQQDSIAKSLRGLNSLAKKLKEKRFENGALVLASPEIRFEVDSETHDPIDVQAKKLRETNSMVEEFMLLANTSVAKKIVQDFPECSMLRRHPEPPQANFDPLVKAGRNRGFVINTASGKELATSLNEAHTEDNPYFNTMLRILATRCMMQAVYFTSGMLQPEEYFHYGLACPIYTHFTSPIRRYADIMVHRLLAVCIGADATYPNLLDKKKNHELCYNLNYRNRMAQYAGRASVALNTHLFFREKVQNEEGYVLFVRKNALQILIPKYGLEGTLYLSKKGEVSPVNFIYDEEDQSQKFEHIVFHSFDPVVVQLSLDRSNVQHEKLVFKLVKPVIPGFSIPTKSDPEMVPKSNIVPKRKTEEKPTGSEISGGKRGRRKKQKK; this is encoded by the exons atgttgactacgaaaacatttttcagaaaaacaaAGAGGGGAAATATTCTCAAG ATTGTCAGAGAGCATTACCTCAGGGATGATATATGGTGTGGGTCAAATCTGTGCTCAATATGTAAACACAAAAGCAAGGATTTAGTCCTTGATGAAGACCCTGAGTCGAGAAGTTCTTTATACCCGCAGGGACACTATCTTGTTCTGGATACCAACGTAGTTCTCGACCAG attgatGTTCTCGAAGAAGATGCTCTATGCAACGTCATAATTTTGCAAACTGTGCTTGAAGAGGTACGGCACAGAAGTTCCAATGTGTACAAAAAACTGAAAGACATTATTGGCGATCCTAAGCGAAAGTTTTACGTCTTCGTTAATGAGCATCATAA GGATACCTATATTGAACGAGAACCACGTGAGAACGTAAATGATCGCAATGATAGAGCTATCAGAGTCGCTGCAGCTTGGTACCAGAATCACGTGAATGCGAGCAAAGGTGCTCGTAAAGAGAAGCAAAAGGTTGACGTTGTTTTGCTTACAGACGATGCCGCGAATCGAGATAAAGCGATCGGTGAAGGCATCAATGCTGCGTCGA TGCAAGATTATGTTGCATCGTTAATTGACGCTGGGTTCTTACAAGACAAGCTGTGTAAGCGGAACTATGTTCTCGAAGGAGAAAGCAAGACACCGCTGTTTCCACCACACTTGACGCCTGCTCAAATTCACGACGGTATAAAGAGCAGGAAATTGCTACAAGGAACGTTCCTTGCTTCAAGGGAGAATTTTTTGGAAGGAAGTGTGAATGTCGAAGGatacgaaaaattt ATATTGTTGCAAGGAAAACTCGCACTGAATAGAGCAGTCGACGGGGATATCGTCGCTATCGAGCTACTGCCCGAAGATCAGTGGAGTGTACCCTCGGATTTAGTTATtcaagacgaagaagaagatcCTAGTGATTTGCTGGAAGATGAAACCGAGTTGAAGGCTATAAAAGTTCCGAAAAACATTCAGAGAACGCCTACCGGGGTTGTAGTAGGCATAATTAGACGGAAATGGCGACAATACTGCGGTATTCTGCAGCCCAGTCTTGTGAAAGGG AACGTGAGGCACATGTTCGTTCCGGCAGAGCGAAAAATCCCGCGAGTAAGGATCGAAACTCGTCAATCTGAGAATCTGAGCAAGCAGCGGATCATAGTCGCGATAGACTCTTGGCCCCGCAACTCTAGATACCCTTTGGGCCACTTTGTCAGAGCACTTGGTAACATTGGCGACAAAGAAACAGAGAACGAAGTCCTCCTCCTTGAGCACGACATTCCTCACAACAGATTCTCAGACGCGGTTCTCAgttttcttccaaaattaccCTGGCTGATAACCGAGGCG GACGTTACCCAACGCGTCGATCTGCGGCACATAGACGTTTGCTCGGTCGACCCACCGGGTTGCACGGACATCGACGATGCCCTGCATTGTCGGGAATTGGAAAATGGGAACCTTGAGGTCGGGGTCCACATCGCGGACGTTTCTCACTTCATTCGTCCTGGAACCGCGCTGGACAAGGAAGCCGCGTCACGTGGCACCACCGTCTACCTCGTCGACAAGAGGATCGACATGGTTCCGG AACTACTCAGCTCGAATCTCTGCTCTCTTCGTGGTAACGAGGAGAGATTCGCGTTTTCGTGCGTATGGGAAATGGACGAAAAGGCTAATATAATAGACACGAAATTTCACAAGAGTATTATCCGATCTCGACAAGCCATGACTTACGAGGAGGCTCAGCTCAAGATTGACGACGAAACGCAGCAAGATTCCATTGCCAAGTCGCTGAGGGGCCTGAATAGTTTGgctaaaaaattgaaggagAAACGTTTTGAGAACGG AGCGTTGGTTTTGGCCTCACCGGAAATCCGGTTTGAGGTAGACAGCGAGACCCACGACCCCATAGACGTTCAGGCGAAGAAGCTTAGGGAGACTAACTCGATGGTCGAAGAATTTATGTTGCTTGCCAATACTTCcgtggcaaaaaaaattgttcaagatTTTCCGGAGTGCTCAATGCTCAGACGACATCCGGAGCCGCCTCAGGCAAACTTTGATCCACTCGTGAAGGCGGGAAGGAACCGG gGCTTCGTCATAAATACTGCGTCCGGCAAGGAGCTCGCAACTTCTTTGAACGAGGCTCACACCGAGGATAACCCGTATTTCAATACGATGCTCAGGATACTGGCGACTCGGTGCATGATGCAGGCTGTTTATTTCACCAGCGGAATGTTGCAGCCTGAAGAATACTTTCATTATGGTCTTGCGTGTCCGATTTACACGCATTTCACATCGCCAATAAGAAG GTACGCAGATATCATGGTTCACCGTCTCCTCGCCGTGTGCATAGGTGCCGATGCGACCTATCCCAACTTACTTGACAAGAAGAAGAACCACGAGCTGTGTTACAACTTGAACTACAGAAACAGAATGGCCCAGTACGCCGGCAGAGCCTCAGTCGCCCTGAATACGCAC TTGTTTTTCAGAGAGAAAGTACAGAACGAGGAGGGTTACGTGTTATTTGTAAGGAAAAACGCCCTTCAGATTCTCATACCGAAATACGGACTGGAGGGAACTTTATATCTTAGTAAAAAAGGCGAAGTTTCACctgtaaatttcatttatgaCGAGGAAGACCAGAGCCAGAAATTCGAACACATTGTTTTCCATTCCTTCGATCCAGTCGTGGTCCAGCTGAGCCTTGACCGGTCAAACGTTCAGCACGAGAAGCTTGTGTTCAAGCTTGTGAAGCCAGTT ATCCCCGGATTCAGTATTCCGACGAAATCCGATCCGGAAATGGTTCCGAAATCGAATATCGTGCCCAAACGTAAGACGGAAGAAAAACCGACGGGCTCGGAAATTTCGGGCGGAAAAAGGGGTAGGagaaagaagcagaaaaagTGA
- the LOC124223077 gene encoding uncharacterized protein isoform X2, translated as MKNTHSQYFWEFIRNKMNVTMDDQSNGESRSSLDVDRNVSLTDVFPFCNQLDKFIKYILSVRDLNFLTYEYPNILRNRLESSVSELQSILAEVKEAVANVEKLKAQRKSVRKEKITVKKILKRLRDDEIREMECTIALYDKPMFSRWESVKNSQKPEILEGILTDVKNKQHALENLSVLVTRKLNQTQAFHPLSGVNEADKRPKEKSIIPLPFPSFCAPPPPPSRPPPPPPPLPPPLSAPGPVAPFVAPHLPKRSHAQRLSIQRRRRLERRDENLERRCVVAGNVEDLSLVPLTIGELPRCTLASNLYPATLLGAASSSNHDILSPISGPSTAARNEVHEVTLLNNNVDNNGAGGLSFEFHNEMRTVLQALFGELRSAATLPTSDSTLGNAEDAENASDDMREIELYILRKNQ; from the exons ATGAAAAACACGCATTCTCAATATTTCTGGGAGTTTATAAG aaataaaatgaatgtcACTATGGACGATCAATCGAATGGCGAAAGTCGGTCCAGCCTCgacgtggaccgcaatgtttCACTGACAGACGTCTTTCCCTTCTGCAATCAATTGGACAAATTTATCAAGTACATTTTGAGCGTCAGAGATCTGAATTTCCTTACTTACGAATACCCCAA CATTCTAAGAAATCGGTTGGAGAGCAGCGTGAGCGAGCTGCAAAGCATACTTGCGGAAGTTAAAGAGGCTGTGGCTAACGTGGAAAAGCTAAAGGCGCAAAGAAAATCGGttaggaaagaaaaaatcacagTGAAGAAGATCTTGAAAAGATTGCGGGATGACG AGATACGGGAAATGGAATGTACTATAGCGCTGTACGATAAGCCGATGTTTTCGCGTTGGGAAAGTGTGAAGAATAGCCAGAAACCAGAAATATTGGAGGGAATACTGACGGACGTAAAA AATAAACAGCACGCGTTGGAGAACCTGAGCGTCCTGGTAACGCGAAAACTTAACCAGACGCAAGCTTTTCACCCCCTGAGTGGTGTTAACGAGGCTGATAAACGTCCAAAAGAGAAGTCAATTATTCCACTTCCATTTCCCTCCTTTTGCGCGCCGCCTCCACCCCCATCGAGGCCTCCACCTCCGCCTCCGCCGCTGCCACCACCGCTTTCCGCACCGGGTCCTGTGGCACCATTCGTGGCGCCACACCTGCCGAAGAGATCGCACGCGCAACGTTTGTCGATCCAAAGACGTCGCCG aCTCGAGAGGCGGGATGAGAATCTGGAGAGAAGATGCGTCGTTGCCGGGAACGTCGAGGACCTGTCCTTGGTACCCCTGACCATCGGTGAACTACCGAGGTGCACTTTGGCTTCCAATTTATACCCGGCGACACTGTTGGGAGCCGCGAGCAGTTCGAATCACGACATTTTATCTCCAATTAGCGGGCCGAGCACTGCCGCCAGAAACGAAGTACACGAAGTTACTCTGCTGAATAATAACGTGGACAATAACGGAGCTGGCGGGCTGAGCTTCGAGTTCCATAACGAAATGCGAACGGTTTTGCAA GCTCTTTTTGGAGAACTTCGATCAGCCGCAACCCTTCCTACTTCCGATAGTACCTTAGGCAACGCTGAGGATGCCGAGAACGCGTCGGACGACATGCGAGAAATTGAATTATACATCCtgagaaaaaatcaatga
- the LOC124223077 gene encoding uncharacterized protein isoform X1, which produces MKNTHSQYFWEFIRSIPVPRNKMNVTMDDQSNGESRSSLDVDRNVSLTDVFPFCNQLDKFIKYILSVRDLNFLTYEYPNILRNRLESSVSELQSILAEVKEAVANVEKLKAQRKSVRKEKITVKKILKRLRDDEIREMECTIALYDKPMFSRWESVKNSQKPEILEGILTDVKNKQHALENLSVLVTRKLNQTQAFHPLSGVNEADKRPKEKSIIPLPFPSFCAPPPPPSRPPPPPPPLPPPLSAPGPVAPFVAPHLPKRSHAQRLSIQRRRRLERRDENLERRCVVAGNVEDLSLVPLTIGELPRCTLASNLYPATLLGAASSSNHDILSPISGPSTAARNEVHEVTLLNNNVDNNGAGGLSFEFHNEMRTVLQALFGELRSAATLPTSDSTLGNAEDAENASDDMREIELYILRKNQ; this is translated from the exons ATGAAAAACACGCATTCTCAATATTTCTGGGAGTTTATAAGGTCAATCCCGGTTCCTAG aaataaaatgaatgtcACTATGGACGATCAATCGAATGGCGAAAGTCGGTCCAGCCTCgacgtggaccgcaatgtttCACTGACAGACGTCTTTCCCTTCTGCAATCAATTGGACAAATTTATCAAGTACATTTTGAGCGTCAGAGATCTGAATTTCCTTACTTACGAATACCCCAA CATTCTAAGAAATCGGTTGGAGAGCAGCGTGAGCGAGCTGCAAAGCATACTTGCGGAAGTTAAAGAGGCTGTGGCTAACGTGGAAAAGCTAAAGGCGCAAAGAAAATCGGttaggaaagaaaaaatcacagTGAAGAAGATCTTGAAAAGATTGCGGGATGACG AGATACGGGAAATGGAATGTACTATAGCGCTGTACGATAAGCCGATGTTTTCGCGTTGGGAAAGTGTGAAGAATAGCCAGAAACCAGAAATATTGGAGGGAATACTGACGGACGTAAAA AATAAACAGCACGCGTTGGAGAACCTGAGCGTCCTGGTAACGCGAAAACTTAACCAGACGCAAGCTTTTCACCCCCTGAGTGGTGTTAACGAGGCTGATAAACGTCCAAAAGAGAAGTCAATTATTCCACTTCCATTTCCCTCCTTTTGCGCGCCGCCTCCACCCCCATCGAGGCCTCCACCTCCGCCTCCGCCGCTGCCACCACCGCTTTCCGCACCGGGTCCTGTGGCACCATTCGTGGCGCCACACCTGCCGAAGAGATCGCACGCGCAACGTTTGTCGATCCAAAGACGTCGCCG aCTCGAGAGGCGGGATGAGAATCTGGAGAGAAGATGCGTCGTTGCCGGGAACGTCGAGGACCTGTCCTTGGTACCCCTGACCATCGGTGAACTACCGAGGTGCACTTTGGCTTCCAATTTATACCCGGCGACACTGTTGGGAGCCGCGAGCAGTTCGAATCACGACATTTTATCTCCAATTAGCGGGCCGAGCACTGCCGCCAGAAACGAAGTACACGAAGTTACTCTGCTGAATAATAACGTGGACAATAACGGAGCTGGCGGGCTGAGCTTCGAGTTCCATAACGAAATGCGAACGGTTTTGCAA GCTCTTTTTGGAGAACTTCGATCAGCCGCAACCCTTCCTACTTCCGATAGTACCTTAGGCAACGCTGAGGATGCCGAGAACGCGTCGGACGACATGCGAGAAATTGAATTATACATCCtgagaaaaaatcaatga